One genomic region from Burkholderia latens encodes:
- the lolA gene encoding outer membrane lipoprotein chaperone LolA has product MQQLSFVPSLRSTRRWLGAACVGASLMLAATHAFAGGTEQLKAFVSQVRSAKGDFTQQIVKAPAKGASAAQAAPKPNDNSSGTFVFSRPGKFIWTYQKPYQQVLQADGDKLYVYDRDLNQVTERKLNGALGASPAAILFGSNDLDKNYTLRDAGEKGGIEWLEMLPKAQDTQFQRIGIGFRNGTLAAMELHDVFGNVTLLTFTNIQTNPPLKGDAFKFVVPKGADVING; this is encoded by the coding sequence ATGCAGCAACTTTCGTTCGTCCCTTCCCTTCGTTCGACGCGGCGCTGGCTCGGCGCGGCGTGCGTGGGCGCATCGCTGATGCTCGCGGCGACGCACGCGTTCGCGGGCGGCACCGAGCAGCTGAAGGCCTTCGTGTCGCAGGTGCGTTCGGCGAAGGGCGATTTCACGCAGCAAATCGTCAAGGCGCCGGCCAAGGGCGCGAGCGCCGCGCAAGCCGCACCGAAGCCCAACGACAATTCGAGCGGTACGTTCGTGTTCTCGCGCCCGGGCAAGTTCATCTGGACTTATCAGAAGCCGTACCAGCAGGTGCTGCAGGCCGACGGCGACAAGCTCTACGTGTACGACCGCGACCTGAACCAGGTCACCGAGCGCAAGCTGAACGGCGCGCTTGGCGCGAGCCCGGCCGCGATCCTGTTCGGCAGCAACGACCTCGACAAGAACTACACGCTGCGCGATGCTGGCGAGAAGGGCGGCATCGAATGGCTCGAGATGCTGCCGAAGGCGCAGGACACGCAGTTCCAGCGGATCGGCATCGGCTTTCGCAACGGCACGCTTGCGGCAATGGAGTTGCACGACGTGTTCGGCAACGTCACGCTGCTGACGTTCACGAACATCCAGACGAACCCGCCGTTGAAGGGCGATGCGTTCAAGTTCGTCGTGCCGAAAGGCGCGGACGTGATCAACGGCTGA
- a CDS encoding replication-associated recombination protein A: MSDLFQVEPRRPLAEALRPKTLAEVIGQTHLLGEGKPLRLAFESGKPHSMILWGPPGVGKTTLARLTALAFDCEFIALSAVLGGVKDIREAMEQAKDTLNRTGRHTILFVDEIHRFNKGQQDALLPFVESGLVTFIGATTENPSFEVNSALLSRAQVYVLKSLNDDEMRQLLKRAQEIALDGLAFDDKAIDTLIGYADGDARRFLNLLEQAQTAASSARVTTIDADFVSNAMTLNARRFDKGGDNFYDQISALHKSVRGSSPDGALYWFCRMIDGGADPKYLARRIVRMAWEDIGLADPRALQMANDAAETYERLGSPEGELALGQAVIYLACAAKSNAGYNAFNQAMAFVKQDKSREVPVHLRNAPTKLMKELGYGHAYRYAHDEPNAYAAGESYLPEGMREPHWYKPVPRGLESKIADKLAWLRELDREAGKKD, translated from the coding sequence ATGTCCGACCTGTTTCAAGTCGAGCCGCGCCGGCCGCTCGCCGAGGCGCTGCGGCCGAAGACGCTCGCCGAGGTGATCGGCCAGACGCATCTGCTGGGCGAAGGCAAGCCGCTGCGGCTCGCGTTCGAATCCGGCAAACCGCATTCGATGATCCTGTGGGGGCCGCCCGGTGTCGGCAAGACGACGCTTGCACGCCTCACCGCGCTCGCTTTCGACTGCGAATTCATCGCGCTGTCGGCGGTGCTCGGCGGCGTGAAGGACATACGCGAGGCGATGGAGCAGGCGAAGGACACGTTGAACCGCACCGGCCGCCACACGATCCTGTTCGTCGACGAAATCCATCGCTTCAACAAGGGCCAGCAGGACGCGTTGCTGCCGTTCGTCGAGTCGGGGCTCGTGACCTTCATCGGCGCGACGACCGAGAACCCGAGTTTCGAAGTGAACTCGGCGCTGCTGTCACGGGCGCAGGTGTACGTGCTGAAGTCGCTGAACGACGACGAGATGCGGCAGTTGCTCAAGCGCGCACAGGAAATCGCGCTCGATGGGCTTGCGTTCGACGACAAGGCGATCGATACGCTGATCGGTTACGCGGATGGTGACGCGCGGCGCTTCCTGAATCTGCTGGAGCAGGCGCAAACGGCTGCATCCTCGGCCCGGGTCACGACCATCGACGCCGATTTCGTCAGCAATGCGATGACGCTGAACGCACGGCGCTTCGACAAGGGCGGCGACAATTTCTACGATCAGATCTCGGCACTGCACAAGTCGGTGCGCGGCTCGAGCCCGGACGGCGCGCTGTACTGGTTCTGCCGGATGATCGACGGCGGTGCGGATCCCAAATATCTCGCGCGACGGATCGTGCGGATGGCGTGGGAAGACATCGGCCTCGCCGACCCGCGCGCGCTGCAGATGGCGAACGACGCAGCAGAAACCTACGAGCGGCTCGGGTCTCCGGAAGGCGAGCTGGCGCTCGGTCAGGCGGTGATCTATCTCGCGTGCGCGGCGAAGAGCAACGCGGGCTACAACGCGTTCAACCAGGCGATGGCGTTCGTGAAACAGGACAAGTCCCGCGAAGTGCCCGTGCATCTGCGCAACGCGCCTACCAAGCTGATGAAGGAACTCGGCTATGGTCACGCGTACCGCTACGCGCACGACGAGCCGAACGCGTATGCGGCCGGCGAGAGCTATCTGCCGGAAGGGATGCGCGAGCCGCATTGGTACAAGCCGGTGCCGCGCGGGCTCGAATCGAAGATCGCCGACAAGCTTGCATGGCTGCGCGAGCTCGACCGCGAGGCCGGCAAGAAGGACTGA
- the serS gene encoding serine--tRNA ligase, which translates to MLDIQLLRKDLDGVAKRLADRGYTLDVAAFSALEAERRAIQTRTEELQARRNSLSKQIGAMKGKGEDTSAVMAEVCGIGEEMKASEAKLGEIQARLSDLMLGMPNIAHESVPVGKDEADNVEVRRWGTPRQFDFEVKDHVDVGTPLGLDFETGAKLAGARFTMLRGSIARLHRALAQFMIDTHTQQHGYSETYTPYIVNPEILYGTGQLPKFADDMFRVEKGGAENTITQYLISTSEISLTNTVRESIVEGSALPIKLTAHSPCFRSEAGSYGRDTRGMIRQHQFDKVEMVQIVAPDASYAALDEMVGHAEAILQKLGLPYRVITLCTGDMGFSAAKTFDLEVWLPAQNTYREISSCSNTEAFQARRMQARFRNAQGKPELVHTLNGSGLAVGRTLVAVLENYQNADGSVTVPEALRPYMGGLERIEAPAQAS; encoded by the coding sequence ATGCTCGACATCCAGTTGCTGCGCAAAGACCTCGACGGCGTCGCGAAGCGCCTCGCCGATCGCGGCTACACCCTCGACGTCGCCGCGTTCTCCGCGCTCGAAGCGGAACGCCGCGCGATCCAGACCCGTACCGAAGAGCTCCAGGCGCGCCGCAACAGCCTGTCGAAGCAGATCGGCGCGATGAAGGGGAAGGGCGAGGACACGTCGGCCGTGATGGCTGAAGTCTGCGGGATCGGCGAAGAAATGAAGGCGTCGGAAGCGAAGCTCGGCGAGATTCAGGCGCGTCTGTCCGACCTGATGCTGGGCATGCCGAACATCGCGCACGAAAGCGTGCCGGTCGGCAAGGACGAGGCCGACAACGTCGAAGTGCGCCGCTGGGGCACGCCGCGCCAGTTCGACTTCGAGGTAAAGGATCACGTCGACGTCGGCACGCCGCTCGGCCTCGATTTCGAGACGGGCGCGAAGCTCGCCGGTGCACGCTTCACGATGCTGCGCGGCTCGATCGCACGCCTGCACCGCGCGCTCGCGCAGTTCATGATCGATACGCACACGCAGCAGCACGGCTATAGCGAGACGTACACGCCGTACATCGTGAACCCGGAAATCCTGTACGGCACGGGCCAACTGCCGAAGTTCGCCGACGACATGTTCCGCGTCGAGAAGGGCGGTGCCGAGAACACCATCACGCAATACCTGATCTCGACGTCCGAGATTTCGCTGACGAATACCGTGCGCGAATCGATCGTCGAAGGCTCCGCGCTGCCGATCAAGCTCACCGCACATTCGCCGTGCTTCCGCTCGGAAGCCGGCTCGTACGGCCGCGACACGCGCGGGATGATCCGTCAGCACCAGTTCGACAAGGTCGAGATGGTTCAGATCGTCGCGCCGGACGCATCGTACGCGGCGCTCGACGAAATGGTCGGCCACGCGGAAGCGATCCTGCAGAAGCTCGGCCTGCCGTACCGCGTGATCACGCTGTGCACGGGCGACATGGGCTTCTCGGCCGCGAAGACGTTCGATCTCGAAGTGTGGCTGCCCGCGCAAAACACCTATCGCGAGATCTCGAGCTGCTCGAACACCGAGGCGTTCCAGGCGCGCCGGATGCAGGCGCGCTTCCGCAACGCGCAGGGCAAGCCGGAACTCGTGCATACGCTGAACGGCTCCGGTCTCGCGGTCGGCCGCACGCTCGTCGCGGTGCTCGAGAACTACCAGAATGCCGACGGCTCGGTTACGGTGCCCGAGGCGCTGCGTCCGTACATGGGCGGACTCGAGCGCATCGAAGCGCCCGCACAGGCGTCGTGA
- a CDS encoding DUF2164 domain-containing protein: MAIELDRDVRDRAVASLQRYFAENMDEPIGNIQAGALLHFFVEEIAPAIYNLAIADAQERLQARVAELDIECHAEPFEYWKKQPGPKR; this comes from the coding sequence ATGGCCATCGAACTCGACAGGGACGTCCGCGACCGCGCGGTCGCGTCGCTGCAACGCTATTTCGCGGAAAACATGGACGAGCCGATCGGCAACATCCAGGCCGGCGCGCTACTGCACTTCTTCGTCGAGGAAATCGCGCCGGCAATCTACAACCTCGCGATTGCCGATGCGCAGGAGCGCCTGCAGGCGCGGGTCGCCGAGCTTGACATCGAATGCCACGCGGAGCCGTTCGAGTACTGGAAAAAGCAGCCGGGCCCCAAGCGCTGA
- a CDS encoding DNA translocase FtsK, translated as MAKAPYSAQAQALPHRMSKLLTEIRWILQVALCAFLVMALLSYSRRDPSWTHAAQVDHISNWAGRVGAWTADIILLLFGLSAYWLIVPLARRIAVNYRRITRHEAVVDEPERPIGWLTEIFAFVLVVLACDGIEALRMWSLKVQLPRAPGGVIGEAVAGAMSHAFGFTGGTLLLLILLAIGLSLYFRFSWLSVAERVGGAILSAVNVAKLRREAERDRKLGEAAAVRREGKVEEERVRIEDHEPVTIVPPVVTPAKSERVERERQVPLFTDLPGDSTLPPVSLLDPAPKTQEAISADTLEFTSRLIEKKLKDFGVEASVVAAYPGPVVTRYEIEPATGVKGSQIVNLAKDLARSLSLVSIRVVETIPGKNYMALELPNQRRQTVHLSEIIGSEVYAAASSALTLSLGKDIGGKPVCADLAKMPHLLVAGTTGSGKSVGINAMILSLLYKATAEQVRLILIDPKMLEMSVYEGIPHLLCPVVTDMRQAGHALNWTVAEMERRYKLMSKLGVRNLAGYNNKIDDAAKREEKIPNPFSLTPDDPEPLGRLPNIVVVIDELADLMMVVGKKVEELIARIAQKARAAGIHLILATQRPSVDVITGLIKANVPTRIAFQVSSKIDSRTILDQMGAESLLGMGDMLYLPPGTGLPVRVHGAFVADDEVHRVVEKLKEQGEPNYVEGLLEGGTADGDEGSAGAGTGEGGGESDPLYDQAVEIVIKNRRASISLVQRHLRIGYNRAARLLEQMEQSGLVSAMSSSGNREILVPVRDAE; from the coding sequence ATGGCAAAAGCTCCTTATTCCGCCCAGGCACAGGCGTTGCCGCACCGGATGTCGAAGCTCCTCACGGAGATCCGCTGGATTCTCCAGGTCGCGCTCTGCGCTTTTCTGGTGATGGCCCTGCTGAGCTATAGCCGGCGCGATCCGAGCTGGACGCACGCCGCGCAGGTGGACCACATCTCGAACTGGGCCGGGCGCGTCGGCGCGTGGACGGCCGACATCATCCTGCTGCTGTTCGGGCTGTCCGCGTATTGGCTGATCGTGCCGCTCGCGCGGCGCATCGCGGTCAACTACCGGCGCATCACGCGTCACGAGGCGGTCGTCGACGAACCGGAGCGGCCGATCGGCTGGCTTACCGAAATCTTCGCGTTCGTGCTCGTCGTGCTCGCGTGCGATGGCATCGAAGCGCTGCGGATGTGGTCGCTGAAGGTGCAATTGCCGCGCGCGCCGGGCGGCGTGATCGGCGAGGCCGTCGCCGGCGCGATGTCGCACGCGTTCGGCTTCACTGGCGGCACGCTGCTGCTGCTGATTCTGCTGGCGATCGGCTTGTCGCTGTATTTCCGCTTTTCGTGGCTGTCGGTCGCCGAGCGCGTCGGCGGCGCGATCCTGTCGGCCGTCAACGTCGCGAAGCTGCGCCGCGAGGCCGAGCGCGACCGCAAGCTCGGCGAGGCAGCGGCCGTGCGTCGCGAAGGCAAGGTCGAGGAAGAGCGTGTGCGCATCGAGGATCACGAGCCCGTGACGATCGTGCCGCCGGTCGTCACGCCGGCGAAGTCCGAGCGCGTCGAGCGCGAGCGCCAGGTGCCGCTGTTCACCGATCTGCCGGGCGACTCGACGCTGCCGCCGGTGTCGCTGCTCGATCCCGCACCCAAGACGCAGGAAGCGATTTCGGCCGATACGCTCGAATTCACGTCGCGCCTGATCGAGAAGAAGCTGAAGGATTTCGGCGTCGAGGCGAGCGTCGTGGCCGCGTATCCGGGCCCCGTCGTCACGCGCTACGAGATCGAGCCGGCCACCGGCGTGAAGGGCAGCCAGATCGTCAACCTTGCGAAGGATCTTGCACGTTCGCTGTCGCTCGTGTCGATCCGCGTGGTCGAAACGATCCCCGGCAAGAACTACATGGCGCTCGAGCTGCCGAACCAGCGCCGCCAGACAGTCCATCTGTCCGAGATCATCGGCTCGGAGGTCTATGCGGCAGCATCGTCGGCGCTGACGCTGAGCCTCGGCAAGGACATCGGCGGCAAGCCCGTGTGCGCGGATCTCGCGAAGATGCCTCACTTGCTCGTCGCCGGCACGACCGGTTCGGGCAAGTCGGTCGGGATCAACGCGATGATCCTGTCGTTGCTGTACAAGGCGACCGCCGAGCAGGTGCGCCTGATCCTGATCGATCCGAAGATGCTCGAAATGAGCGTCTACGAAGGCATTCCGCATCTGCTGTGTCCGGTCGTCACCGACATGCGCCAGGCCGGCCACGCGCTGAACTGGACGGTCGCGGAAATGGAGCGCCGCTACAAGCTGATGAGCAAGCTCGGCGTGCGCAACCTCGCCGGCTACAACAACAAGATCGACGACGCGGCGAAGCGCGAGGAAAAGATTCCGAATCCGTTCAGCCTGACGCCGGACGATCCCGAGCCGCTCGGCCGCCTGCCGAACATCGTGGTCGTGATCGACGAGCTGGCCGACTTGATGATGGTCGTCGGCAAGAAGGTCGAGGAGCTGATCGCGCGGATCGCGCAGAAGGCGCGCGCGGCCGGCATCCACCTGATCCTCGCGACGCAGCGTCCGTCCGTCGACGTGATCACGGGCCTGATCAAGGCGAACGTGCCGACGCGAATCGCATTCCAGGTGTCGTCGAAGATCGACTCGCGCACGATTCTCGACCAGATGGGCGCCGAATCGCTGCTCGGCATGGGCGACATGCTTTACCTGCCGCCGGGCACCGGGTTGCCGGTGCGCGTGCACGGCGCGTTCGTCGCCGACGACGAAGTGCATCGCGTCGTCGAGAAGCTCAAAGAACAGGGCGAGCCGAACTACGTCGAAGGGCTACTCGAAGGCGGCACCGCCGACGGCGACGAGGGCTCGGCCGGCGCGGGAACCGGTGAAGGCGGCGGCGAGTCAGATCCGCTGTACGACCAGGCGGTCGAAATCGTCATCAAGAACCGCCGCGCGTCGATCTCGCTCGTGCAGCGCCATTTGCGGATCGGCTACAACCGCGCGGCGCGGCTGCTCGAACAGATGGAACAGTCGGGGCTCGTGTCGGCGATGTCGTCGAGCGGCAACCGCGAAATTCTTGTGCCGGTGCGCGACGCGGAATGA